From Micromonospora nigra, one genomic window encodes:
- a CDS encoding methyltransferase, producing MPVPLSPEEAQQFHASDAAPAAYLDLLDAVSFRSAGAGLRLGVFEALADGPLPVEQLAAQTGTDPLGLRILLDALVGYGYLTRADGRYANSANTARWLLRATPDSFAPVLSFWSALLTGWWHDLETSIRSGAPTGDFYAWLEKQPEVLADFQTMLRRLADWLGAEIVELVPVPSDARSLLDVGGGHASYPVAFLTAHPQLRATVVDLAGALAQGARTTAAAGLTDRVTLRAGDLFEVDYGTGHDLVLLFNIVHGYQPAETLTLLRRAAAALRPGGRVALLEPLAEVPERPAGPGEAFVRMFSLNLFHTQGGRAYGHDELVGLLHEAGFTDVRQQVLTRSDTDHLMTAVRAG from the coding sequence ATGCCGGTGCCGTTGAGCCCGGAGGAGGCGCAGCAGTTCCACGCCTCCGACGCCGCCCCCGCCGCCTACCTCGACCTGCTCGACGCCGTCTCCTTCCGCAGCGCCGGAGCCGGGCTGCGGCTGGGCGTGTTCGAGGCGCTGGCCGACGGCCCGCTCCCGGTCGAGCAACTCGCCGCGCAGACCGGCACCGACCCGCTCGGCCTGCGGATCCTCCTCGACGCGCTGGTCGGCTACGGCTACCTGACCCGCGCCGACGGCCGGTACGCCAACAGCGCCAACACCGCGCGCTGGCTGCTGCGGGCCACCCCGGACAGTTTCGCGCCGGTGCTCTCCTTCTGGTCGGCGCTGCTCACCGGCTGGTGGCACGACCTGGAGACGTCGATCCGTTCCGGCGCCCCGACCGGCGACTTCTACGCCTGGCTGGAGAAGCAGCCCGAGGTCCTCGCGGACTTCCAGACCATGCTGCGTCGCCTCGCCGACTGGCTCGGTGCGGAGATCGTCGAGCTGGTGCCGGTGCCGTCCGACGCGCGCAGTCTGCTCGACGTCGGCGGCGGGCACGCGAGCTACCCGGTCGCCTTCCTCACCGCGCACCCGCAGTTGCGGGCCACCGTCGTGGACCTGGCCGGCGCGCTGGCCCAGGGGGCGAGGACCACCGCCGCCGCCGGCCTGACCGACCGGGTCACCCTGCGCGCGGGCGACCTCTTCGAGGTCGACTACGGCACCGGCCACGACCTGGTGCTGCTTTTCAACATCGTGCACGGCTACCAGCCGGCTGAGACGCTGACCCTGCTGCGCCGGGCCGCCGCCGCGCTGCGACCCGGCGGCCGGGTGGCGCTGCTCGAACCGCTCGCCGAGGTGCCGGAGCGGCCGGCCGGTCCGGGCGAGGCGTTCGTCCGGATGTTCAGCCTGAACCTCTTCCACACCCAGGGCGGTCGGGCCTACGGCCACGACGAACTCGTCGGGCTGCTGCACGAGGCAGGCTTCACCGACGTACGGCAGCAGGTGCTCACCCGCTCGGACACCGACCACCTGATGACCGCGGTCCGGGCCGGCTGA
- a CDS encoding acyl-CoA dehydrogenase, which yields MPDHASGHIDLARLQEVLDGPWAEVRNAHRNQLDARFLPVYGETGDQARERITRLLTALPVELGIASAFPTEYGGSSDVGGSIVATEMLAQVDLSLMVKAGVQWGLFGGAVLALGTRRHHDAYLRDIISGKIFGCFAMTETGHGSDVQNLRTTCTYDPQTQTFDLHTPHEAARKDYIGNAARDGRMAVVFAQLVADGRRHGVHAWLVPIRDAQGNPLPGVTIGDAGAKAGLLGVDNGRLSFDHVRVPRDMLLDRYGQVAQDGTYSSPIENDSRRFFTMLGTLVRGRVSVGGAASAATRSALTIAVRYGDIRRQFDTPESDREVLLNDYLAHQRKLLPALATTYALHFAQAQLVAAVHEVQGGDGPVDELRQRELESRAAGLKAAQTWHATRTIQMCREACGGAGYLAENRLPGLKADTDVFTTFEGDNTVLLQLVAKGLLTGYRDEFGSLDGWGRASFVAEQVREMVLERTEARSVIERLISAVPGRDEEVAVTDRGWQLKVFEDREAHLLDGAVRRLRNGAATKKDRPFDIFNDVQDHVLTVAAAHIDRVTLEAFVAGIEDTADPQVRALLSRVCDLYALSVIEANKGWFLEHGRLTPARSKAITGVVNGLLKELRPYMRTLVDGFAIPDAWLHCAMLREEPHRQETMAAHDSAGDPQAVPA from the coding sequence ATGCCCGATCACGCGTCCGGCCACATCGACCTCGCCCGCCTTCAGGAAGTGCTCGACGGACCGTGGGCCGAGGTCCGCAACGCGCACCGGAACCAACTCGACGCGCGTTTCCTCCCGGTGTACGGCGAGACCGGCGACCAGGCACGTGAGCGGATCACCCGACTGCTCACCGCACTCCCCGTCGAGCTTGGTATCGCGTCGGCCTTCCCCACCGAGTACGGCGGCAGTTCCGACGTCGGTGGCTCGATCGTCGCCACCGAGATGCTGGCGCAGGTCGACCTGTCGCTGATGGTCAAGGCGGGCGTGCAGTGGGGCCTGTTCGGCGGCGCCGTCCTGGCCCTCGGCACCCGGCGGCACCACGACGCCTACCTGCGGGACATCATCTCGGGCAAGATCTTCGGCTGCTTCGCGATGACCGAGACCGGTCACGGCTCCGACGTCCAGAATCTGCGCACCACCTGCACGTACGACCCGCAGACGCAGACCTTCGACCTGCACACCCCGCACGAGGCGGCCCGCAAGGACTACATCGGCAACGCGGCCCGGGACGGGCGGATGGCGGTGGTCTTCGCGCAGCTGGTCGCCGACGGACGGCGGCACGGCGTCCACGCGTGGCTGGTCCCGATCCGCGACGCCCAGGGCAACCCGCTGCCCGGCGTGACCATCGGCGATGCTGGAGCCAAGGCCGGCCTGCTCGGGGTGGACAACGGCCGGCTCAGCTTCGACCACGTGCGGGTGCCACGGGACATGCTGCTGGACCGGTACGGTCAGGTCGCGCAGGACGGCACGTACTCCAGCCCGATCGAGAACGACTCCCGGCGCTTCTTCACCATGCTCGGCACGCTCGTCCGCGGTCGGGTGAGCGTGGGTGGTGCCGCCTCGGCGGCCACCCGGTCGGCGCTGACCATCGCGGTGCGCTACGGCGACATCCGCCGCCAGTTCGACACCCCCGAATCGGACCGGGAGGTGCTGCTCAACGACTACCTGGCCCACCAGCGCAAGCTGCTGCCCGCCCTGGCCACCACCTACGCGCTGCACTTCGCCCAGGCTCAGCTGGTCGCCGCGGTGCACGAGGTGCAGGGCGGCGACGGCCCGGTCGACGAGCTCCGGCAGCGGGAGTTGGAGTCCCGGGCCGCCGGGCTCAAGGCCGCGCAGACCTGGCACGCCACCAGGACCATCCAGATGTGCCGCGAGGCCTGCGGCGGCGCCGGTTACCTGGCCGAGAACCGGCTGCCCGGTCTCAAGGCCGACACCGACGTCTTCACCACGTTCGAGGGCGACAACACCGTGCTGCTCCAACTGGTGGCCAAGGGGCTGCTCACCGGCTACCGGGACGAGTTCGGTTCGCTGGACGGCTGGGGGCGGGCCTCCTTCGTCGCCGAACAGGTCCGGGAGATGGTGCTCGAACGCACCGAGGCGCGGTCGGTCATCGAACGGCTGATCAGCGCCGTGCCCGGCCGCGACGAGGAGGTCGCCGTCACCGACCGCGGCTGGCAGCTCAAGGTCTTCGAGGACCGCGAGGCACACCTCCTCGACGGCGCGGTCCGCCGCCTGCGCAACGGCGCGGCCACGAAGAAGGACCGGCCCTTCGACATCTTCAACGACGTCCAGGACCACGTGCTCACCGTCGCCGCCGCGCACATCGACCGGGTCACCCTGGAAGCGTTCGTCGCCGGCATCGAGGACACCGCGGACCCACAGGTCCGGGCGCTGCTCTCCCGGGTCTGCGACCTGTACGCGCTCAGCGTCATCGAGGCCAACAAGGGCTGGTTCCTGGAGCACGGCCGACTCACGCCGGCCCGCTCCAAGGCGATCACCGGGGTGGTGAACGGCCTGCTCAAGGAACTGCGCCCGTACATGCGCACGCTCGTGGACGGTTTCGCCATCCCGGACGCCTGGCTGCACTGCGCCATGCTGCGCGAGGAACCCCACCGCCAGGAGACCATGGCCGCCCACGACTCCGCCGGTGATCCGCAGGCGGTCCCGGCGTAG
- a CDS encoding lantibiotic dehydratase, producing the protein MADPHLVPLGGGWGLWRWFCVRAAGFPADLVEALADPELAGLADTANDGGEPDDYLARFRVAERALARALHRVAADPRIREAVAWQNPAALDNGFDTLLRRDPETVARTGRHRRTEALVTSYLHRYCLKNDTIGFFGPLRWGRIDPAQAEPVRPAHDGTAGDRTLYLEGWALAALGRALAPPLRPWLVPRLLPLLDVDGEALRVPLAEPVPLEPVEAAVLRALRPDRTAREVVAAVCADPAGPTTDPERVRTALDRLHADRRIEWTLEAPPDDLHPAATMRAVVDRVDDPAVRETALTALDRFTAVAATVAAARGDATAVRDALAALGATFTELTGEAPARAAGQLYAGRTLVFEECREPDTVTIGPTALATLRAPLTLLLDSARWYTAAGAALYRRALRTHFDQLTAGRPDGVVPLAELWLAARGVLIDDPEPVVRPLTRALAARWERLLAVDDGNRRVWRDAADLRAGVAAAFPAGPPGWPSAAQHSPDLMIAAPDLAAVAAGDVDWVLGELHPGYHTMRYASWVECHPAPDDLARAMVADLPGGTVRLGATGAQGGSATRFSPRLRTTADRRLVFAPDTCGHDPEHDLVVGGCDVVDRDGRLVVRRRRDGVCHDLLEVVSDLVAANLMPHFRLLSPAPHRPRVTIDRLVVNRESWTFPASTVDFTADSDEARRYRRTRAWAVRHGLPRHVFVRCTGEQKPIHVDLASLASVEVLCRAVRRAARTAGTDARVSVTEMLPAPDQLWFTGPDGRRRSAELRFVAAPGLPT; encoded by the coding sequence ATGGCCGACCCGCATCTGGTTCCGCTCGGTGGCGGCTGGGGCCTGTGGCGGTGGTTCTGCGTCCGCGCGGCCGGTTTCCCCGCCGACCTGGTGGAGGCCCTGGCCGACCCGGAACTGGCCGGGCTGGCCGACACGGCCAACGACGGCGGGGAACCGGACGACTACCTCGCCCGGTTCCGGGTCGCCGAGCGGGCCCTCGCGCGGGCGCTGCACCGGGTCGCCGCCGACCCCCGCATCCGCGAGGCGGTCGCCTGGCAGAACCCGGCCGCACTGGACAACGGCTTCGACACCCTGCTGCGCCGCGACCCGGAGACCGTGGCCCGCACCGGCCGGCACCGCCGGACCGAGGCACTGGTCACCAGCTACCTGCACCGGTACTGCCTGAAGAACGACACGATCGGCTTCTTCGGGCCGCTGCGCTGGGGGCGGATCGACCCGGCCCAGGCCGAGCCGGTGCGCCCCGCTCACGACGGCACCGCTGGCGACCGCACCCTCTACCTGGAAGGCTGGGCCCTCGCGGCGCTCGGCCGGGCGCTCGCCCCACCGCTGCGGCCCTGGCTGGTGCCCCGGCTGCTGCCCCTGCTCGACGTCGACGGGGAAGCACTCCGTGTCCCGCTGGCCGAGCCGGTGCCCCTGGAACCGGTCGAGGCGGCCGTGCTGCGGGCGCTGCGGCCGGACCGCACCGCCCGGGAGGTGGTCGCGGCGGTCTGCGCCGACCCGGCCGGCCCCACCACCGACCCGGAGCGGGTCCGTACCGCGCTGGACCGGCTGCACGCCGACCGCCGGATCGAGTGGACACTGGAGGCACCCCCGGACGACCTGCACCCCGCTGCCACCATGCGGGCCGTCGTGGACCGGGTCGACGATCCCGCCGTACGCGAAACCGCCCTCACCGCCCTCGACCGGTTCACCGCCGTGGCGGCGACGGTGGCGGCGGCCCGGGGTGACGCGACGGCGGTCCGCGACGCCCTGGCCGCGCTGGGCGCGACCTTCACCGAGCTGACCGGCGAAGCCCCGGCCCGGGCGGCCGGTCAGCTGTACGCCGGGCGCACCCTGGTCTTCGAGGAGTGCCGGGAGCCGGACACGGTCACCATCGGCCCGACGGCGTTGGCGACGTTGCGCGCTCCGCTGACGCTGCTGCTCGACAGTGCCCGGTGGTACACGGCGGCCGGTGCGGCCCTCTACCGGCGGGCCCTGCGGACCCACTTCGACCAGCTCACCGCCGGGCGGCCGGACGGCGTGGTGCCGTTGGCGGAGTTGTGGCTGGCTGCCCGGGGCGTGCTGATCGACGACCCGGAACCGGTGGTCCGGCCGCTGACCCGCGCCCTGGCCGCCCGCTGGGAACGGCTGCTCGCCGTCGACGACGGGAACCGCCGGGTGTGGCGGGACGCCGCCGACCTGCGGGCCGGCGTCGCCGCCGCGTTCCCCGCCGGCCCGCCCGGCTGGCCGTCGGCGGCCCAGCACAGCCCGGATCTGATGATCGCCGCACCGGACCTGGCCGCCGTCGCCGCCGGGGACGTCGACTGGGTTCTCGGCGAGCTGCATCCCGGCTACCACACGATGCGGTACGCGAGCTGGGTGGAGTGCCACCCCGCGCCGGACGACCTGGCCCGGGCGATGGTGGCGGACCTGCCCGGCGGGACGGTCCGGCTCGGGGCCACCGGGGCACAGGGCGGCAGCGCGACCCGGTTCTCCCCGCGGCTGCGCACCACCGCGGACCGTCGGTTGGTGTTCGCCCCCGACACCTGTGGTCACGACCCGGAGCACGACCTGGTCGTCGGCGGCTGCGACGTGGTCGACCGCGACGGCCGGCTGGTCGTGCGGCGGCGCCGCGACGGCGTGTGCCACGACCTGCTGGAGGTGGTGTCGGACCTGGTGGCGGCGAACCTGATGCCACACTTCCGGCTGCTGTCCCCGGCCCCGCACCGGCCCCGCGTGACCATCGACCGGCTGGTGGTCAACCGGGAGTCGTGGACCTTCCCCGCCAGCACCGTCGACTTCACGGCCGACTCCGACGAGGCGCGCCGCTACCGCCGGACCCGCGCCTGGGCGGTCCGGCACGGGCTGCCCCGGCACGTCTTCGTCCGGTGCACCGGGGAACAGAAGCCGATCCACGTCGACCTGGCCAGCCTCGCCTCGGTGGAGGTGCTCTGCCGGGCCGTACGCCGGGCGGCGCGGACCGCCGGGACGGACGCCCGGGTCAGCGTCACCGAGATGCTTCCCGCCCCCGACCAGCTCTGGTTCACCGGCCCGGACGGCCGGCGGCGCAGCGCCGAACTGCGCTTCGTCGCCGCTCCGGGGCTGCCGACGTGA
- a CDS encoding MFS transporter yields the protein MDDRTTPTARWAAIWLGQLVSLVGSSLTAFVLGVWVYQRTGSVTQFSLIFLAATLPAVLFAPFAGALADRRDRRRLMLVADTVAAAGTAALTALVVADALQVWHIYLATAVSAAASTVHQVAYQAMTPALIGKRHLGRFNGLMQVSRAVQIAAPLIAGVLVVTIGIGGVMAIDLGTFVVAAATLLLVRLPAEVTRPAGSGPAEAVLRGATAGWRHLRQRPGLLQLMVVFGAYNFLFGIAGVLVQPLILSFTTADTLGVLMFAGGAGLFAGSLVMGAWGGPTRRVTAVCGGLAAGGVALVLHAAAPSAWLIGVVAPLFLFTLPIVNSSTMTLIQTKTEPSVLGRVLATARVIGDASVPLAYVLAGPIADGLFEPLLRPDGALADSVGRVVGTGEGRGIALLFAVTGVAMVLLAALAWTRPVLRGVDDLPDALPDDTADHDGTPEPATVSADPRPAS from the coding sequence ATGGATGACCGCACCACCCCCACCGCCCGGTGGGCCGCGATCTGGCTCGGCCAGTTGGTCTCGCTGGTCGGGTCGAGCCTCACCGCGTTCGTCCTCGGTGTCTGGGTTTACCAGCGCACCGGGTCGGTCACCCAGTTCTCGCTGATCTTCCTCGCCGCGACCCTGCCGGCGGTCCTGTTCGCGCCCTTCGCCGGGGCGCTCGCCGACCGCCGCGACCGCCGCCGGTTGATGCTGGTCGCCGACACCGTCGCCGCCGCCGGCACGGCGGCGCTCACCGCGCTGGTCGTCGCCGACGCACTCCAGGTCTGGCACATCTACCTGGCGACCGCGGTGAGTGCCGCCGCGTCGACCGTGCACCAGGTCGCCTACCAGGCGATGACCCCGGCGCTGATCGGCAAGCGGCACCTGGGCCGGTTCAACGGGCTCATGCAGGTCTCCCGGGCGGTGCAGATCGCCGCGCCGCTGATCGCCGGGGTGCTCGTGGTGACCATCGGGATCGGCGGGGTCATGGCGATCGACCTGGGCACCTTCGTGGTCGCGGCCGCGACCCTGCTGCTGGTCCGGCTGCCCGCCGAGGTGACCCGCCCGGCCGGTTCCGGCCCCGCCGAGGCGGTGCTGCGGGGAGCCACCGCCGGGTGGCGGCACCTGCGGCAACGACCCGGCCTGCTCCAGCTCATGGTGGTCTTCGGCGCGTACAACTTCCTCTTCGGCATCGCCGGGGTGCTGGTGCAGCCGCTGATCCTCTCGTTCACCACGGCGGACACCCTCGGCGTGCTGATGTTCGCCGGGGGCGCCGGCCTCTTCGCCGGCAGCCTGGTGATGGGCGCGTGGGGCGGGCCGACCCGCCGGGTCACCGCCGTCTGCGGTGGACTCGCCGCCGGGGGAGTGGCCCTCGTCCTGCACGCGGCGGCCCCGTCCGCCTGGCTGATCGGTGTGGTCGCCCCCCTCTTCCTGTTCACCCTGCCGATCGTGAACAGCTCCACCATGACGCTGATCCAGACCAAGACCGAACCGTCCGTGCTGGGCCGGGTGCTCGCCACCGCCCGGGTCATCGGCGACGCCAGCGTGCCGCTGGCGTACGTGCTGGCCGGGCCGATCGCCGACGGCCTGTTCGAGCCGCTGCTGCGCCCGGACGGTGCCCTCGCCGACTCGGTGGGCCGGGTGGTCGGCACCGGGGAGGGCCGGGGAATCGCGCTGCTCTTCGCGGTCACCGGGGTGGCGATGGTGCTCCTCGCCGCGCTCGCCTGGACCCGGCCGGTGCTGCGCGGCGTCGACGACCTGCCCGACGCCCTCCCCGACGACACTGCCGACCACGACGGCACCCCGGAACCCGCGACCGTTTCCGCCGACCCTCGACCAGCCTCGTGA